The segment cgGCTCCCACAACCTGGAATTGCTGGGGACTGTCAGGGATAAGTGCAGTCCCCAGGGGACATGCAGACCTATCTCCAACTtgacaaacagcagcactgcctgagtTTCTTGAAAAGCAAACTTGGAGCACAGTCCACTCCTGAGGTCCCTGCCATACAGCAGGAAACAGCTCTGAGTTTTGCATCAAAGCCCTCTCAGAGCTGTGGttcccttcttcttctcctgcaCCTTGAACACTTACTGACTCCTCTCCAATCTCTTCCTTTACAGATCATTTCTGCCACTGTGGACAACAACAGGATGCTTCTGGACATCGATAACAGCAAGATGACTGCTGATGACTTCCGAATGAAGTGAGCTCCTCTCTGTGAATCCCGTGTGTCTGTCTTATCCTGTTCATAAACTCAGCAGGCAAGGCACTGCACCAAGTGCTGTGACTGAGCCTCCATGTTTTATTGGGATATTGTGATGGGAAAGACGTGCTGTTGGTGGTCATCATCTCGTTTTTCTCTGTTGTCTGTGGTGAAGGTATGAGAATGAACTGGTCATCCGTCAAACTGTGGAGTCTGATATTAATGGCTTGAGAAATATGCTGGATGACCTGACTCTGGTTAGGTCTTCACTGGAATCTGAGCTGGAGTCCTTGAAAGATGAGCTGATTGCTCTGAAGAGAAACCATGAGGAGGTAAGATCCAGTATCCTACAGCATTTTCAAGAAACTGTCTGATATTTTATGGTTCCTGAAATTAAAGATCAAAAATCAGATTTATGTCATGTGATGGCCAATGTCTCACACCTCAGTACTGGTTTACCCACTGTGAcctacagcagcactgagctgtggcCCCGCATTCTCTCCTCTCACCCTGCAGGAGTTACGACTGCTGCAGTCTCAGACTGGAGGCGACGTGAGCGTGGAGGTCAATGCTGCTCCCGGAGAAGACTTGACAAAGATTCTCAATGACCTGAGAAATGAGTACGAGCAGATCATCGAGAAGAACCGCAGGGAGGTTGAGCAGTGGTATGAAGTCAAGGTACGTCTCAGTGCCTGCAGTGCAGCCTCCTCCCACGGCAGAACGCAGCTCTCTGCCCACTCTCTGCCCACCCTGGTTCTCAGGCAGCAGATCTGCCCTGCTCagaaagctctgctttgctcctgcaGATCGAAGAAGTCAATCGGCAGGTCACCTCCAGCAGCCAGGACATCCAGACCAGCAGCCACCAGCTCACCGAGCTGAAGCGTGAGATGCAGAACCTGGAGATCGAGCTGCAGGCGCAGCTCAGCACGGTACGTGGGGCGGCACCGCTGGGGGCCCTGGGCTCCTCGGGGTGGGAAACTCCTTCCAGGGCACAGCTCTATCCTGACCTCCTGCCTTCCATCCACAGAAAGACTCGCTGGAAAACTCCTTGGCTGAGACGGAATCTCGCTATGGCTGCCTGCTGCAACAGATCCAAGGGCAGATCAACTCCGTAGAGGAGGAGCTGGCCAGCATCCGCTGTGAGATGGAGGGGCAGAGCCAGGAGTACAAGATGCTGCTGGGCATCAAGACCCGCCTGGAGCAGGAGATTGCTCAGTACCGGGCACTGCTCCACGAGGGGCAGCAAGACCTTGCGTATGTATACCAGATTAAGAGCAAGggaattaaaagaaatcttttGAGTCTGTAATTCTTACAGAGTCTTTCAGTGCGTGCTGTTACAGCAGCATCTTCTCTGACTGAGTTTCTGGTGGCTGTTATTAACTCTTCCTCTGTTAACTGCTCTCTTCTCGCAGTTCCTCCCAAGGAGCTTTCCAAGGAGGTGGAAAATCCTCCCAGTCATATTCTTCGAGCTCCTTCTCTCAGTCCCAGTCTGGTGAAGTGACAGGTAAGATTACACTTCATCACGATAGCTTTAAAGATTAAATCTTCAGTTTCCCCTTCATTCAATGATTTCCTCCTGTTTCACACAGGGCAGTCAAGAGTGTGCTAAAGCAGCAGGAGCAATGTCAGCATCCTCCTCCAAAATGCACTGAACTGACCCACGGACAACGAGAGACAGAACCCAACGCTTCCGCAGCGCAGCCAATGCAATGCAGCGCTCAttgccttccttcccttccGCAATGCTGCCCTTACCCCCCTCATCTTTGTCAACTGGACCTTTGTTTAAAAGCTTGAATCCTGCTGAAAACGCTTCATTAATAAACTTCACTTCTTTGATGCAAATTAAAATGCGTAAGGAATTGAATATAACGAACTTTGCACACACATCATCAAGCCATCCAACAAAACAGTGCAGTCCCCACAGTCTGTAACATACACTGAGAACAACCAATTCTGCTCTAAGAAAATGGCCACTGTGCCCAGGTGACATCACCGAGCccaaggagagaaggaaaatgatggGTAATGTCTGAAGATGAAGTAACCGTGATGCACCAAACTGTGCTCGTTGCCACTGCTCTGACACATCAGAATCCATTCACCTCTGGCTTTACTTGGTTCACTGTAGGTACAGCTCCCAGGGGAGGTGTGACTCAGTGCAGGTTGCTGCAGTACACGAGGGTTTCATGACGTTAAGTATTTCCACACCTTTGGCTATGCAGAAAGTTCTGATTCCTGACTTCTGCTCAGAATTGCAGACAAGGCAACGCGCCTGTTTCGATTATTTTCCAGCAGCAAAAACATTCTGACATTTTACAGCTGAAATTCCAACTTAAATACTAATATAACACCAAGAAGCCCCTTTTGTCCGTATCACCAACTGGCTGACACTGCTCCTCCCAAGGAACCAGAGACACATTTCCCCCACGGGCGGTATTTTCTTTATGTTCCTGTTTCTCTCAGAAGATAAAAGTATTCACTCCAACTGGGCATGAAAGGGCAATATGGGAACAGATGCTTTGTAcgtgttttgctttctgcaggacACGGCGATCCTCTTTTCAATCCATAACTGTGCTTCAGCTCCCCAATGCCAGGCAGCTTTCAGTCCATTAAGAGCAGATCCTGcttcccccttcccccaccAGCCCTGCCATTTGGCTGAAGGTCGAGGCCCTGTTTCCATAGggtaacaaacagaaaagcttttcagGCCAAGTAAATCAGCAGCGGGTTATTTAGGCCAGGTGTTGTTTTGGTAACTGTGGCTGGGTTTGGCCATCACAGTAACATAATTGCAGCCCACAGTATCTGCAATGAGGAGATACTTCTTGCCTACCAGGAAAAGCTGGGTTGCCAAACTGACTTCTTTCAGGCTAGCACCAGGAATTTGCATGAAGAAAAGCCCTGTTCCAAAGAAACAAGGTTCGTTTAAGGCTTTAACAATAGAGAAAGTgatgcaaaacaaatgcaaacatgAGTTTCCTCTCCAAAGGCTGCTAGGATTCATTCAGCTGCACTTAACACAGCCAAAAACACCTTATGAAGACACCTTCCAGAGGCAGCAGGGCCATGGAGACCTGAACCCCACTTAGTGAGCATAAATAAGCCCTGCAAGGCTCTTGTGTTCAGCTCTAATCCTCCAGCAGCGCAGAGAAGCATTGCAATGACCAAAGCTTTAGGGAGCACTGAACGTTTCCCTACTTGGGGATCAGTCTGTAGGCGTGTGAGGGCGTTGTGAAACAGAGGGCAGCCTGCAGTTACACCTGGAAAACCAGAGCTATGAAAAATCTTCAGAAAGGAGTGGACGTCCCATAAAAGCGCCACTCACTGCAGCAGAATGAGATCAGCGCTGAGTCCTCCCCGTAACCACCCTCTGCGTGTTGCCACTGGCTCAGTGGGCGCTGACCTCCACCGGGCTGTGGGGCAAGagctgtcccag is part of the Excalfactoria chinensis isolate bCotChi1 chromosome 24, bCotChi1.hap2, whole genome shotgun sequence genome and harbors:
- the LOC140262198 gene encoding keratin, type I cytoskeletal 19-like → MSCSIKRTSSTSYRSGGGGGICAGAGGRSSSVSCRRYASSVIGGGSSAGGACGIGYGGGMSAGSLAGGFCGGLGGGFGGGFAGSFGAGGDILLSGNEKITMQNLNDRLASYLDKVRRLEEDNAQLELHIREWYRKQAPSISKDYSSYYQTIEQLQNQIISATVDNNRMLLDIDNSKMTADDFRMKYENELVIRQTVESDINGLRNMLDDLTLVRSSLESELESLKDELIALKRNHEEELRLLQSQTGGDVSVEVNAAPGEDLTKILNDLRNEYEQIIEKNRREVEQWYEVKIEEVNRQVTSSSQDIQTSSHQLTELKREMQNLEIELQAQLSTKDSLENSLAETESRYGCLLQQIQGQINSVEEELASIRCEMEGQSQEYKMLLGIKTRLEQEIAQYRALLHEGQQDLASSQGAFQGGGKSSQSYSSSSFSQSQSGEVTGQSRVC